Proteins encoded together in one Thamnophis elegans isolate rThaEle1 chromosome 10, rThaEle1.pri, whole genome shotgun sequence window:
- the NMUR1 gene encoding neuromedin-U receptor 1: MELLGPVASGDSCNSSTPEGKPRAFNPELLNMTAEELRVQYLGPRRSGFFVPVCTTYLLIFAVGAVGNMITCLVIVRHRFMRTPTNYYLFSLAVSDLLVLLLGMPLEIYEMWSNYPFLLGAGGCCFKTLLFEAVCFASILNVTALSVERYIAVVHPLKAKYVVTKNHAQKVILTVWVFSFICSIPNTSLHGIQALYVPGWGVVPDSDTCTLVKSPLVYNLLIQVTTIVFFFVPMAVISVLYLLIGLQLRKEKLLEALEAKSGSRSDYHSIRLQLKKARRRQVTHMLFMLVIVFGICWAPFHTDRLVWSFVTHWTDQMHRVFQYLHILSGVFFYLSSAVNPILYNLMSSRFREMFKDVMCHRRSQRWRSCKRSPSSVRTTVRSTVLEHLPGSHGLPLSDMEDNEGGPARDNADEGEDPYLLRAFPAGRFSSGASMQGAEPCDYNTASPQLVTLRSKLQRQ, translated from the exons atggagCTGCTGGGCCCGGTGGCTTCCGGAGATTCGTGCAACAGCAGCACGCCGGAGGGGAAACCCAGGGCCTTCAACCCCGAGCTGCTGAACATGACGGCCGAGGAACTGCGCGTCCAATACCTGGGTCCCCGCCGGTCGGGTTTCTTTGTTCCCGTCTGCACCACCTACTTGCTGATTTTCGCAGTGGGGGCCGTGGGCAATATGATCACCTGCCTGGTCATCGTCCGGCACCGTTTCATGCGGACGCCCACCAACTATTACCTCTTCAGCTTGGCTGTCTCGGACCTCCTGGTGCTCCTTCTGGGCATGCCGTTGGAGATCTACGAGATGTGGAGCAACTACCCCTTCCTCCTGGGAGCTGGCGGCTGCTGCTTCAAGACGCTGCTCTTCGAAGCCGTCTGCTTCGCCTCCATCCTCAACGTGACGGCCCTCAGCGTGGAGCGCTACATTGCCGTGGTCCACCCGCTCAAGGCCAAGTACGTCGTGACCAAGAACCACGCCCAGAAGGTCATCCTGACGGTTTGGGTCTTCTCCTTTATCTGTTCCATCCCCAACACCAGCCTCCACGGGATACAGGCGCTCTACGTGCCAGGGTGGGGCGTGGTTCCCGACTCGGATACCTGCACTCTGGTGAAGTCCCCCTTGGTCTACAACCTCCTCATCCAGGTGACCACCATCGTCTTCTTCTTCGTCCCTATGGCCGTCATCAGCGTCCTCTATCTGCTCATCGGCCTGCAGCTGAGGAAGGAGAAGCTGCTGGAAGCCCTGGAGGCCAAATCGGGAAGCCGCTCCGACTACCACAGCATCCGCCTCCAGCTGAAGAAAGCACGGAGGAGGCAGGTGACCCATATGCTGT tCATGCTGGTGATCGTGTTTGGCATCTGCTGGGCCCCCTTCCACACCGACCGGCTGGTCTGGAGCTTCGTCACTCACTGGACGGACCAGATGCATCGCGTGTTCCAGTACCTCCACATCCTCTCTGGCGTCTTCTTCTACCTGAGCTCGGCCGTCAACCCCATCCTTTACAACCTGATGTCCAGCCGCTTCCGCGAGATGTTCAAGGACGTGATGTGCCACAGGCGGTCCCAGCGATGGAGGTCCTGTAAGCGCTCACCCAGCAGCGTGCGCACCACCGTGCGCAGCACCGTTTTGGagcacctcccgggaagccatgGGCTGCCCCTCTCGGACATGGAGGACAACGAGGGGGGCCCTGCGAGAGACAACGCGGATGAAGGAGAGGACCCGTATCTCTTGAGGGCTTTCCCAGCGGGCCGGTTCTCGTCGGGGGCCTCCATGCAAGGAGCTGAGCCTTGCGACTACAATACGGCAAGTCCTCAACTTGTAACGcttcgttcaaagttacaacggcaatga